One Limisphaera ngatamarikiensis genomic window, TCCCATCTACATTCTGGACAGCCGGGACATCGAACGCTCCGGGGCTGCCACGGTGGCGGAGGCGCTGCGGCGGGTTCCGGCCGTTCGGTGAACTGCAGCGGTGCCCCGTTTGCGACAGCCGGGCCGCGGCCGGCGCCGCGAGAGGTACCCGGCTGCGGGCGGCCGGCGGTGCAGGGTTGGCACAGATCCATGCGGGCTTGACTGTCGGCGTCGAAGACCGGGCGGGATGTCGCCTCCCGCATGAACGCCTGTGTGGCGCCAGGGGTGTTGTGCTTCTGTCAAGGGCCCGGGCCCGTTGCTCCGCTTTGTGACGGAGCCGACCCGTGATCCTGCCCCATTCCGCGGATTTGGCGGCGCAACCGACAACCCACAAGGTGGCTGC contains:
- a CDS encoding TonB-dependent receptor plug domain-containing protein; this translates as MGQTADTPFPIYILDSRDIERSGAATVAEALRRVPAVR